In Alphaproteobacteria bacterium US3C007, one genomic interval encodes:
- a CDS encoding amino acid racemase, with product MRKIGVLGGMGPEATILFQQRLLKAVRAQDDQDHIPLLIDMNPQVPSRLAYVLDQTVGAPDPGPVLGDMAKRLDRWGAEALAMPCNTAHLFAEVIQRKTALPFFNMVKLSVETALAKSKAGDVIGILASPALRKTQLFERYFQASERTVIWPEDDTKMVQAIRKIKTSGDTAEARSILLDASSELTRRGANLQLVACSEFSMIQTSHDPSAAMIDTLDVLAQAVARFALDARGPQRGV from the coding sequence ATGAGAAAAATCGGCGTTTTAGGGGGTATGGGGCCCGAAGCGACCATTCTTTTTCAACAACGCTTGCTCAAGGCGGTGCGCGCGCAGGATGATCAAGATCATATTCCTTTACTGATCGATATGAACCCTCAAGTGCCCTCACGCTTGGCCTATGTTTTGGATCAAACAGTCGGTGCGCCAGATCCCGGTCCAGTGCTGGGGGATATGGCCAAACGCCTTGACAGATGGGGCGCAGAGGCACTGGCAATGCCCTGCAACACAGCGCATCTCTTTGCAGAGGTTATTCAAAGAAAAACCGCCCTGCCGTTTTTTAATATGGTGAAATTATCGGTGGAAACAGCGCTTGCAAAAAGCAAAGCTGGCGATGTTATTGGCATTCTCGCTTCACCAGCACTGCGCAAAACTCAGCTTTTCGAAAGGTATTTTCAGGCGAGTGAGCGCACCGTGATTTGGCCGGAAGATGATACAAAAATGGTGCAGGCGATCCGGAAAATCAAAACCTCTGGCGACACAGCCGAGGCCCGCAGCATCCTTTTGGACGCCTCTTCAGAATTGACCCGCCGCGGTGCCAATCTTCAGCTCGTGGCCTGCTCTGAGTTTTCAATGATCCAAACCAGCCATGATCCAAGCGCAGCGATGATCGACACCTTGGATGTGCTGGCCCAAGCAGTGGCGCGATTTGCCCTGGACGCGCGTGGGCCACAGCGTGGCGTATAG
- a CDS encoding CaiB/BaiF CoA-transferase family protein yields the protein MLSGLKVIEFEGLGPAPFAGMMLADLGADVIVIHRETGDKSPGLARHNLLDRGKRSIVLNLKDADEKQLAHRLVCQADGLIEGFRPGVMERLGLGPEEVMQINPRLVYGRVTGWGQTGPLARAAGHDLNYLARSGGLWYASNAGEAPFPPPTLLGDIGGGALYLVIGVLAALLTQKTTGKGAVIDAAMVDGTSHMLSLLMSLQGQGGLVKERGKSLLDGPHFSRSYACRGGGYISVQCLEPQFYAAFLRKLDLHEDADFCKQFEPALWPELTARLAGLFAQKPAPHWDDLFAQTDACVAKINAPQDAQNDPHIQARQIWSWAQGLLQAAPAPRFSTWAPETMGEIRAKNADRGQILAELNEGTPDARPV from the coding sequence ATGTTATCAGGATTAAAAGTGATCGAGTTTGAAGGCCTTGGGCCAGCGCCTTTTGCGGGTATGATGCTGGCAGATTTGGGCGCGGACGTGATCGTTATTCATCGCGAAACCGGAGATAAAAGCCCTGGTCTTGCCCGTCATAATCTGCTGGATCGTGGCAAACGCTCGATCGTTTTGAATTTGAAGGATGCGGATGAAAAACAGCTTGCGCATCGTTTGGTTTGCCAAGCTGATGGGCTGATCGAAGGCTTTCGACCCGGGGTTATGGAGCGTTTGGGCTTGGGACCAGAGGAGGTGATGCAAATCAATCCGCGTTTGGTTTACGGGCGGGTTACTGGCTGGGGGCAAACCGGTCCTTTGGCGCGGGCAGCGGGTCATGATTTGAATTATTTGGCGCGCAGTGGCGGGCTTTGGTATGCGTCAAATGCCGGTGAAGCGCCGTTTCCGCCGCCCACCTTATTGGGTGATATTGGCGGCGGTGCGCTGTATCTGGTGATTGGGGTTCTGGCGGCTTTGCTGACCCAAAAAACCACCGGGAAAGGCGCTGTGATCGATGCGGCTATGGTGGATGGGACATCGCATATGCTGTCGCTTTTGATGTCTCTTCAAGGGCAGGGCGGGCTGGTCAAAGAACGCGGCAAAAGCCTTTTGGACGGGCCGCATTTTAGCCGTAGTTACGCCTGTCGCGGCGGCGGTTATATTTCGGTGCAATGTTTGGAGCCGCAATTTTATGCAGCCTTTTTAAGGAAATTGGACCTGCACGAAGATGCTGATTTTTGCAAACAATTTGAGCCCGCGCTATGGCCCGAGCTCACCGCCCGTTTGGCGGGATTATTCGCGCAAAAACCGGCGCCGCATTGGGATGATTTATTTGCGCAAACCGATGCCTGCGTTGCGAAAATAAATGCGCCGCAAGATGCGCAAAATGATCCCCATATTCAAGCGCGCCAGATATGGAGCTGGGCACAAGGCTTGCTGCAGGCAGCACCGGCGCCGCGATTTTCGACATGGGCCCCCGAAACAATGGGCGAAATACGCGCCAAAAATGCAGACCGAGGCCAGATATTGGCAGAATTAAACGAAGGAACTCCTGATGCTCGCCCCGTTTGA
- a CDS encoding N-acetylmuramoyl-L-alanine amidase, whose protein sequence is MGSNAVSLGRIVGMIGAPFADVRASPNFGPRRAGGSIDLLLLHYTAMQSAEAALQRLCDPIHEVSAHYLITLDGRVLQLVCESQRAWHAGRSFWAGETDINSRSIGIELDNRGDHPFSNKQMRALIALCGDIAGRNNIPAHRVLGHSDVAIGRKTDPGARFDWRRLALSGVGVWPDLKTWHLNEAVEMDPVMGKDDPRLCAQFVKQAADYGYDPSLGVEQILSSLRQHFAPHRSGPLSRFDFALLAALNALCN, encoded by the coding sequence TTGGGATCCAACGCCGTTTCGCTTGGCCGGATCGTCGGGATGATTGGCGCCCCTTTTGCGGATGTCAGGGCCTCGCCAAATTTTGGCCCACGTCGCGCAGGAGGCTCGATCGATCTTTTGCTGTTGCATTACACGGCGATGCAAAGCGCCGAGGCCGCGCTGCAGCGCTTATGCGATCCGATCCATGAGGTGTCGGCGCATTATCTGATCACATTGGATGGCCGAGTTCTCCAACTGGTGTGCGAAAGCCAGCGTGCTTGGCATGCCGGGCGCAGTTTCTGGGCCGGTGAAACCGATATAAACAGCCGATCGATTGGTATTGAGCTTGATAATCGCGGCGATCATCCGTTTTCCAATAAACAAATGCGCGCGCTTATTGCGCTTTGTGGCGATATCGCTGGGCGTAACAATATTCCGGCGCATCGGGTTCTGGGGCATTCTGACGTTGCGATTGGCCGAAAAACCGATCCTGGTGCGCGGTTTGATTGGCGCAGATTGGCGCTCAGCGGGGTTGGTGTTTGGCCGGATCTTAAAACCTGGCATTTGAATGAGGCCGTCGAGATGGATCCGGTGATGGGTAAAGATGATCCGCGCCTTTGCGCACAGTTTGTAAAACAGGCTGCAGATTATGGATATGATCCAAGTCTTGGTGTGGAACAAATTTTATCGTCGCTTCGGCAGCATTTCGCACCCCATCGCAGCGGCCCTTTAAGCCGCTTTGATTTTGCGCTGCTGGCCGCTTTGAATGCGCTTTGCAATTGA
- a CDS encoding nitroreductase family protein produces the protein MLAPFETLNALLQTRYSCRAFLDRPVAHSDIEKIVEAAQRVPSWCNAQPWQLILCEGAQTKILAAALTAAAKEGLQAPEIPFPESYSGKYKHRRSTCGWQLYEAVGVAKGDRAASRQQMLQNYRFFNAPQVAILTIPKELGAYAALDAGAFVTAFTLAAQALGIATIAQAAIAGMAPILRENLQIEADRDILCAVSFGYEDKHHPANAFRTKRAGVHEVLRWHKPD, from the coding sequence ATGCTCGCCCCGTTTGAGACGCTGAACGCGCTGTTACAGACCCGCTATTCTTGCCGTGCATTTTTAGACAGGCCGGTCGCGCATTCTGATATTGAAAAAATTGTTGAGGCGGCTCAACGGGTCCCATCTTGGTGTAACGCGCAGCCTTGGCAGCTTATTCTGTGCGAAGGCGCGCAAACCAAGATATTGGCCGCCGCGTTGACAGCGGCGGCCAAAGAGGGGTTGCAAGCACCAGAGATCCCCTTTCCCGAAAGCTATAGCGGCAAATACAAACATCGCCGCTCAACTTGTGGCTGGCAATTATACGAGGCTGTGGGGGTTGCAAAAGGCGATCGCGCCGCGTCGCGTCAGCAAATGCTGCAAAACTATCGCTTCTTCAATGCGCCGCAGGTGGCAATCCTGACCATTCCCAAAGAATTGGGTGCATATGCCGCGCTGGATGCGGGCGCTTTTGTCACCGCCTTTACGCTTGCCGCGCAGGCCTTGGGAATAGCCACGATAGCACAGGCGGCGATTGCCGGAATGGCGCCTATTTTGCGCGAAAATCTGCAGATTGAAGCGGATCGCGATATTCTATGCGCTGTGTCTTTTGGCTATGAAGATAAACACCATCCGGCAAATGCGTTTCGGACCAAGCGTGCGGGCGTGCATGAGGTTCTGCGGTGGCATAAGCCCGATTGA
- a CDS encoding carboxyltransferase domain-containing protein has protein sequence MPGDATPETVKKGDGDVQQRLTYPRIVPVGLNGFLVQFSGGLNETSNRAALAFKAAIDQQAWRGIEETSSTLASSFLRFDTAALTHSQMRARLTELLEQHDWYQAALPRGRRLFMIPCAFDAANGPQLSHAAELAGMDRATAIQSLTAAPLRVMAIGYAPGQPYAGELPPAWDIPRMEHVNPKVPGGALVVAIRQVIIFAADNPTGWRHIGQTAFQCFRPQQPDNPFALRPGDELQLQSVSAEQLFNLKSQDHSGDGGAVIRAL, from the coding sequence ATGCCCGGTGACGCAACGCCTGAAACCGTCAAAAAAGGCGATGGCGACGTGCAACAACGACTCACATATCCACGCATCGTTCCTGTGGGGTTAAACGGCTTTCTGGTGCAGTTCAGCGGCGGCTTGAACGAAACCTCAAATCGCGCTGCCTTGGCATTTAAAGCCGCGATTGACCAGCAGGCGTGGCGCGGCATCGAAGAAACCAGCAGCACGTTGGCGTCAAGCTTTCTGCGATTTGACACAGCTGCCCTGACCCATTCTCAGATGCGCGCGCGGCTAACAGAGTTGCTTGAGCAACATGATTGGTATCAGGCCGCGCTGCCCCGCGGACGTCGTTTGTTCATGATTCCCTGCGCTTTTGATGCTGCAAACGGGCCACAATTATCCCACGCAGCAGAGCTGGCCGGGATGGACAGAGCCACGGCCATCCAAAGCTTGACAGCTGCGCCGCTGCGGGTGATGGCCATAGGATATGCCCCGGGCCAACCTTATGCCGGCGAGTTGCCACCGGCTTGGGATATTCCGCGTATGGAGCACGTGAACCCAAAAGTCCCTGGCGGCGCATTGGTCGTGGCGATCCGGCAAGTGATAATTTTTGCCGCCGATAACCCAACCGGCTGGCGCCATATTGGGCAAACTGCCTTTCAATGCTTTCGCCCCCAACAGCCCGATAATCCCTTTGCGCTGCGCCCGGGAGATGAATTGCAATTGCAATCCGTATCGGCAGAACAGCTTTTTAACCTTAAAAGCCAAGATCACAGCGGTGATGGCGGCGCAGTGATTCGCGCTTTGTGA
- a CDS encoding 5-oxoprolinase subunit PxpA, producing MKNIDLNADMGESFGPWKMGNDGALLQVITSANVACGFHAGDPDVMQQTMQQAQDCGVGIGAHPGFDDLQGFGRRRLHLSKTTLQNQIRYQIGAAQAMARSVGAEIRHIKLHGALSNMASEHAELAYDAYEAALSVAPETILMVLAASAQEEVAQSLPCRYVGEIFADRAYNEDATLVDRSIEGAVIHDPALAADRVTEMVLNGSIITRSGQPIKARIDTICLHGDTPNALKIAKSVRRSLEQAGVTLAKFCL from the coding sequence ATGAAAAATATTGATTTAAATGCGGATATGGGGGAAAGCTTCGGCCCCTGGAAAATGGGCAATGACGGCGCTCTTTTACAAGTGATCACCTCGGCCAATGTTGCTTGTGGCTTTCACGCAGGGGATCCAGATGTGATGCAGCAAACAATGCAGCAGGCGCAGGATTGCGGGGTCGGTATCGGCGCGCATCCGGGCTTTGACGATCTGCAAGGGTTTGGACGGCGGCGGCTTCACCTATCCAAAACCACGTTACAAAATCAAATACGCTACCAGATCGGGGCAGCGCAGGCGATGGCGCGCAGCGTTGGCGCTGAAATTCGCCATATTAAACTGCATGGCGCGCTGTCAAACATGGCATCGGAACATGCAGAGCTGGCTTATGACGCCTATGAAGCCGCGCTTTCAGTCGCGCCAGAGACCATTTTAATGGTGCTGGCAGCCAGCGCTCAAGAAGAGGTCGCGCAAAGCTTACCCTGTCGATACGTTGGCGAAATTTTTGCCGATCGGGCCTATAATGAGGATGCAACGCTGGTGGATCGTTCAATCGAGGGCGCGGTGATCCATGATCCAGCGCTGGCGGCTGATCGGGTCACCGAAATGGTGTTAAACGGCAGCATCATCACGCGCTCGGGACAGCCTATAAAAGCTCGAATCGATACAATTTGTCTGCATGGAGATACGCCAAATGCCCTCAAAATTGCCAAGTCGGTGCGCAGATCACTGGAACAAGCTGGGGTCACCTTGGCGAAATTTTGCCTCTGA
- a CDS encoding Bax inhibitor-1/YccA family protein yields MAEFETMRSTAAGRVGEIDEGLRTHMNKVYGTMSVGMLITALAAWAIAGLATTSDPALAAGQMANGTLLTSFGVAIYTSALRWIVMLAPLGMIFGFGAIMQRASASGAQLFFFLFATLIGVSLSSIFVFYTTFSIVQTFLVTAIAFAGLSLWGYTTKKDISGWGSFLIMGVIGIFVAMIVNMFLGSPAIMFAISVLGVLIFAGLTAYDTQNIKNTYLAHAHHGDQEWLDKSAIHGALNLYLDFLNMFQFLLMFMGNQE; encoded by the coding sequence ATGGCAGAATTTGAAACAATGCGCAGCACCGCAGCGGGTCGCGTCGGCGAAATCGACGAAGGCCTGCGCACGCATATGAACAAAGTATACGGGACAATGTCTGTTGGTATGCTGATTACAGCATTGGCCGCATGGGCCATTGCCGGTTTGGCAACCACGTCTGATCCCGCCTTGGCGGCTGGCCAGATGGCCAATGGCACGTTGCTCACGTCTTTCGGCGTTGCCATTTACACATCGGCTCTACGCTGGATTGTGATGCTGGCACCTTTGGGAATGATTTTTGGCTTTGGCGCCATTATGCAACGCGCTTCAGCCAGCGGCGCGCAGTTATTCTTCTTTCTTTTCGCCACATTAATTGGCGTCTCGCTGAGTTCGATCTTTGTGTTCTACACAACTTTCTCAATCGTGCAGACCTTTTTAGTCACCGCGATCGCTTTTGCAGGCTTGTCGCTTTGGGGTTACACCACGAAGAAAGACATTTCGGGCTGGGGCTCTTTTCTGATCATGGGCGTAATCGGCATTTTTGTAGCGATGATCGTCAATATGTTTCTCGGCTCTCCCGCGATAATGTTTGCGATTTCGGTTCTGGGCGTTTTGATCTTTGCCGGCCTAACCGCCTATGACACACAGAATATCAAAAATACCTATTTGGCGCATGCGCATCATGGCGATCAGGAATGGTTGGATAAATCAGCGATTCACGGCGCGCTAAATCTTTATTTGGATTTCCTCAACATGTTCCAGTTCTTGCTGATGTTCATGGGCAACCAAGAATAA
- the gatC gene encoding Asp-tRNA(Asn)/Glu-tRNA(Gln) amidotransferase subunit GatC, whose translation MAIDTATAAKVAKLARIKVDEAALPALAEEFNAILGFIEQLNAVDVSGVEPMTSVTPQRLKRRADQVNDGDQQMQVLANAPDAREGFFAVPKVVE comes from the coding sequence ATGGCGATCGATACTGCAACAGCCGCAAAAGTGGCAAAATTGGCCAGAATAAAAGTGGACGAAGCGGCTTTGCCCGCCTTGGCTGAGGAATTTAATGCGATTTTGGGATTCATCGAGCAATTAAATGCGGTGGATGTCAGCGGGGTTGAGCCCATGACCTCGGTCACTCCGCAGCGTTTGAAACGACGCGCGGATCAGGTGAATGATGGTGATCAGCAAATGCAGGTATTGGCCAATGCGCCAGACGCGCGTGAAGGGTTTTTTGCGGTTCCAAAGGTGGTTGAATAA
- the rpmG gene encoding 50S ribosomal protein L33, translating into MAKPTTIKIRLNSTAGTGHFYVTKKNARTMTEKMIVRKYDPVVRKHVEYKEGKIK; encoded by the coding sequence ATGGCCAAGCCAACCACTATTAAAATCCGCCTGAATTCTACCGCAGGCACTGGCCATTTTTATGTGACCAAGAAAAACGCCCGCACAATGACTGAGAAGATGATCGTTCGTAAATACGATCCGGTTGTGCGTAAGCATGTTGAATATAAAGAAGGCAAGATCAAATAA
- a CDS encoding GNAT family protein, which yields MRLCEEDIALTGKVAALEPLSMAHHEDLVEAVQDGDLHKLWYTTIPSAGEMRAEISRRLDLQRKGLMYPFAVKNLKTQRCVGMTTYMNIEQSQRRLEIGSTWLRKSIQRSAVNTECKWLLLKYAFEQLNCICVEFRTHAMNLQSRRAIERLGAKQDGILRNNMIMANGSYRDSAVYSIIATEWPSVKANLTWQLQQRG from the coding sequence ATGCGACTTTGCGAAGAAGATATTGCCCTTACGGGCAAAGTTGCCGCGCTGGAACCTTTGTCGATGGCCCATCACGAAGATCTGGTTGAGGCGGTTCAAGATGGTGATTTGCACAAATTATGGTACACAACCATTCCCTCTGCTGGCGAGATGCGCGCAGAGATCAGCCGGCGCTTAGACTTGCAGCGGAAAGGCTTAATGTACCCTTTTGCCGTCAAAAACCTGAAGACGCAGCGCTGCGTTGGTATGACAACCTATATGAATATTGAACAATCGCAGCGCAGGTTGGAAATTGGATCAACCTGGCTGCGAAAATCTATCCAGCGCAGCGCGGTAAATACCGAATGTAAATGGCTGCTCCTAAAATACGCGTTTGAACAATTAAATTGCATTTGCGTGGAATTTCGAACCCATGCGATGAATTTACAAAGCCGGCGGGCGATTGAGCGCCTTGGCGCCAAGCAGGATGGGATTTTGCGCAACAATATGATTATGGCCAATGGCAGCTATCGAGACAGCGCCGTGTATTCGATCATTGCAACCGAATGGCCGAGCGTGAAGGCAAATTTAACCTGGCAATTGCAGCAGCGCGGGTAA
- a CDS encoding urea amidolyase → MAGLKILSCGAHASIQDFGRPGYLAQGLSKSGAADCLALEEGAVLLGQVSGDGALEMAGFGGVFQAQGDIKIALTGAPMNAELDGTPVAWNAAHHLPDGAILRLGGVRAGTYAYLSVGGGFDTEVFLKARAAHRAIGIGEALAAGATLPIGPHEKPFIGQKLEVDDRFQGGSIHIVASVQTDLFSPAERARFENTIFTRDIRANRMGIKLDFEGAPFQISNQLKILSEIIVPGDIQMTGDGRPFVLMPECQSTGGYPRIGTVLPSDLPKIAQAGLDAPITFKFLSLEQALEYENRYTERVSQLSDRLHPLLQDPYKMNNLLSLQLIGGVVSAFDAGDAKQ, encoded by the coding sequence ATGGCCGGGCTAAAGATCCTCTCCTGTGGCGCTCATGCAAGCATTCAAGATTTTGGTCGCCCAGGTTATTTGGCTCAAGGGCTTTCGAAATCGGGCGCCGCAGATTGTTTGGCGTTGGAGGAAGGCGCCGTACTTCTTGGGCAAGTCAGCGGCGATGGGGCACTAGAGATGGCTGGGTTTGGCGGCGTCTTCCAAGCTCAAGGTGATATCAAAATTGCGTTAACCGGTGCCCCGATGAACGCAGAGCTGGACGGAACGCCCGTGGCTTGGAACGCCGCGCATCATCTGCCAGATGGGGCAATTTTGCGCTTAGGGGGGGTGCGAGCGGGCACGTATGCCTATTTGTCGGTGGGAGGCGGCTTCGACACAGAAGTTTTTTTGAAGGCCCGTGCTGCGCACCGTGCGATTGGAATCGGCGAGGCGTTGGCTGCAGGCGCCACTCTGCCGATCGGCCCGCACGAGAAACCCTTTATCGGCCAAAAATTAGAGGTAGACGATCGCTTCCAAGGGGGCAGCATTCATATCGTCGCCTCGGTTCAAACCGATCTTTTCAGCCCAGCTGAGCGCGCGCGCTTTGAAAATACAATTTTCACCCGCGACATTCGTGCCAACCGCATGGGCATAAAATTAGACTTTGAAGGCGCGCCGTTTCAAATAAGCAATCAACTTAAAATTCTTTCTGAAATCATCGTGCCAGGGGATATTCAAATGACCGGTGATGGACGCCCCTTTGTCTTGATGCCGGAATGCCAAAGCACCGGAGGTTATCCACGGATTGGAACGGTGCTTCCGAGTGATCTACCAAAAATCGCGCAAGCCGGCTTAGATGCCCCGATTACGTTTAAATTTCTGTCGCTTGAACAAGCGCTTGAATATGAAAACCGGTATACTGAACGCGTGTCTCAATTATCTGACCGCTTGCATCCATTGTTGCAAGATCCCTATAAAATGAACAACCTCTTGTCGCTTCAATTGATCGGAGGCGTGGTGTCGGCCTTCGATGCAGGAGATGCAAAGCAATGA
- a CDS encoding helix-turn-helix transcriptional regulator — MAHPVDEHVGKRLRQRRWLVGMTQQQLAEHVGIKFQQIQKYETGANRVSASRLWDIASTLDVSINFFFDGLQAEKGVKIQSDAMPSDLMGDKEALDLVRSYYAIPENQRRRLFDLARVLSDVA, encoded by the coding sequence ATGGCACATCCTGTTGACGAACATGTTGGAAAGCGACTCCGGCAGCGTAGATGGCTGGTGGGGATGACGCAGCAACAATTGGCAGAGCATGTCGGGATTAAATTTCAACAAATTCAAAAATATGAAACCGGTGCGAACCGTGTAAGCGCATCGCGCCTATGGGATATCGCAAGCACTTTAGACGTTTCGATTAATTTTTTCTTCGATGGGTTGCAGGCAGAAAAAGGCGTTAAAATTCAGTCTGACGCTATGCCGTCAGATCTTATGGGCGATAAAGAAGCGTTAGATTTGGTGCGCTCTTACTATGCGATACCGGAAAACCAACGGCGTAGATTGTTTGACCTTGCCCGGGTGCTCAGCGACGTCGCTTGA
- a CDS encoding RidA family protein: MSDITRIATGQRMSQAVVHGSTIYLAGQVGTPGTSVTEQTQEILDKVDSLLEQTGSDKTRILSATIWMASMDDFADMNAVWDAWVPEGHAPARATGESALATPKHLVEVIIIAAKA, encoded by the coding sequence ATGTCAGACATAACACGAATCGCAACAGGGCAACGTATGAGCCAAGCTGTGGTACATGGCAGCACCATTTATTTGGCAGGCCAAGTCGGAACTCCGGGCACATCAGTCACCGAACAAACCCAAGAAATTCTTGATAAAGTTGACAGTTTACTAGAGCAGACGGGCTCGGATAAAACGCGCATTTTAAGCGCCACGATCTGGATGGCTTCTATGGATGATTTCGCGGATATGAACGCGGTCTGGGATGCTTGGGTGCCCGAGGGCCACGCCCCGGCAAGGGCCACGGGCGAATCTGCCCTTGCGACCCCCAAGCACCTGGTTGAGGTGATTATAATCGCCGCAAAAGCCTAA
- the gatA gene encoding Asp-tRNA(Asn)/Glu-tRNA(Gln) amidotransferase subunit GatA, which produces MSEMNAWSLAQARDALRAKQVTSVELTEACLSAIEGADALGAFVHKTPELALDLARAADEQLASGEAPDMCGLPIGIKDLFCTKGVASQAASRILEGFKPEYESTVSQKLRDSGAVMLGKLNMDEFAMGSSNETSIYGDVLNPWKLGEQALTPGGSSGGSAAAVAADLCLAATGTDTGGSIRQPAAFTGTVGIKPTYGRCSRWGIVSFASSLDQAGPMTKTVRDAAIMLEAMSGHDPKDSTSADLAVPNFEAMLNGDIRGKKIGIPREYRMDGMPDEIEALWQEGQDMLKSAGAEMIDISLPHTQYALPSYYVIAPAEASSNLARYDGVRFGHRAALAAGDGITEMYEKTRAEGFGPEVQRRIMVGTYVLSAGFYDAYYNRARKVRALIKKDFDDVFATGIDSILTPTTPSAAFALGGMADADPLEMYLNDVFTVTVNLAGLPGISVPAGLDKQGLPLGLQLIGRPWEEADLLNSAYALEQASGFAHKPQNWWAL; this is translated from the coding sequence ATGAGTGAGATGAACGCATGGAGTTTGGCGCAGGCCCGCGATGCGCTGCGCGCGAAACAGGTCACTTCGGTTGAACTGACCGAAGCTTGTCTAAGCGCGATTGAGGGCGCTGATGCGCTGGGCGCGTTTGTTCACAAAACGCCCGAGTTGGCGTTGGATTTGGCACGGGCAGCGGATGAGCAGCTGGCCTCCGGGGAGGCGCCGGATATGTGCGGTTTGCCGATCGGCATCAAAGATTTATTCTGTACCAAAGGCGTAGCCAGTCAAGCGGCAAGCCGAATTTTAGAGGGTTTTAAGCCCGAATATGAAAGCACGGTTAGCCAGAAATTGCGCGATAGCGGTGCCGTTATGTTGGGCAAGCTCAACATGGATGAGTTCGCGATGGGCAGTTCAAACGAAACCTCGATCTATGGCGACGTACTCAACCCCTGGAAACTGGGTGAGCAGGCGCTCACCCCGGGTGGATCCTCTGGCGGCTCCGCCGCGGCCGTGGCGGCAGATCTTTGTTTGGCCGCTACCGGAACCGATACCGGAGGGTCGATCCGCCAACCTGCTGCATTTACCGGCACTGTCGGGATTAAACCAACATATGGGCGCTGTTCGCGTTGGGGTATTGTGTCCTTTGCCAGTTCGCTTGATCAAGCAGGCCCAATGACGAAAACAGTGCGGGATGCGGCGATTATGCTTGAGGCCATGTCTGGCCATGATCCCAAAGACAGCACCAGCGCTGATCTGGCCGTGCCAAATTTCGAAGCGATGTTGAATGGGGATATTCGGGGCAAAAAAATCGGTATCCCGCGCGAATATCGGATGGATGGCATGCCGGATGAGATCGAGGCTTTATGGCAAGAAGGCCAAGATATGTTGAAATCTGCTGGGGCAGAAATGATCGATATCAGCTTGCCGCATACGCAATATGCGCTGCCAAGCTATTACGTGATTGCGCCAGCAGAAGCGTCGTCAAACCTGGCGCGTTATGATGGTGTTCGCTTTGGGCATCGGGCGGCTTTGGCGGCGGGCGATGGCATTACGGAGATGTATGAAAAAACCCGCGCGGAAGGCTTTGGCCCGGAAGTGCAGCGCCGGATCATGGTGGGAACTTATGTGCTATCCGCAGGGTTTTATGATGCGTATTACAACCGTGCGCGCAAAGTACGCGCCTTGATCAAAAAAGATTTTGACGATGTTTTTGCAACGGGTATCGATAGTATTTTAACCCCGACCACGCCCTCTGCGGCGTTTGCGCTTGGCGGTATGGCGGATGCGGATCCTTTGGAAATGTATCTTAATGATGTGTTTACGGTCACCGTGAACTTGGCCGGCTTGCCGGGGATTTCGGTGCCCGCCGGATTGGACAAACAGGGCTTGCCGCTGGGGCTGCAGCTGATTGGTCGCCCCTGGGAGGAAGCAGATTTGCTAAATTCTGCATACGCTCTGGAACAGGCTTCTGGTTTTGCGCATAAACCGCAGAATTGGTGGGCCTTATGA